In the Manis javanica isolate MJ-LG chromosome 12, MJ_LKY, whole genome shotgun sequence genome, one interval contains:
- the CUL3 gene encoding cullin-3 isoform X3, whose amino-acid sequence MSNLSKGTGSRKDTKMRIRAFPVREDVLNSLNNNFLQTLNQAWNDHQTAMVMIRDILMYMDRVYVQQNNVENVYNLGLIIFRDQVVRYGCIRDHLRQTLLDMIARERKGEVVDRGAIRNACQMLMILGLEGRSVYEEDFEAPFLEMSAEFFQMESQKFLAENSASVYIKKVEARINEEIERVMHCLDKSTEEPIVKVVERELISKHMKTIVEMENSGLVHMLKNGKTEDLACMYKLFSRVPNGLKTMCECMSSYLREQGKALVSEEGEGKNPVDYIQGLLDLKSRFDRFLQESFNNDRLFKQTIAGDFEYFLNLNSRSPEYLSLFIDDKLKKGVKGLTEQEVETILDKAMVLFRFMQEKDVFERYYKQHLARRLLTNKSVSDDSEKNMISKLKTECGCQFTSKLEGMFRDMSISNTTMDEFRQHLQATGVSLGGVDLTVRVLTTGYWPTQSATPKCNIPPAPRHAFEIFRRFYLAKHSGRQLTLQHHMGSADLNATFYGPVKKEDGSEVGVGGAQVTGSNTRKHILQVSTFQMTILMLFNNREKYTFEEIQQETDIPERELVRALQSLACGKPTQRVLTKEPKSKEIENGHIFTVNDQFTSKLHRVKIQTVAAKQGESDPERKETRQKVDDDRKHEIEAAIVRIMKSRKKMQHNVLVAEVTQQLKARFLPSPVVIKKRIEGLIEREYLARTPEDRKVYTYVA is encoded by the exons GACCGTGTATATGTACAACAAAATAATGTGGAGAATGTCTACAATTTGGGATTAATTATTTTCCGAGATCAGGTTGTACGTTATGGATGTATTCGGGATCATCTGCGGCAAACGCTGTTGGATATGATTGCAAGAGAGCGGAAGGGAGAAGTTGTAGACCG AGGCGCAATAAGAAATGCTTGCCAGATGTTAATGATTTTAGGTCTTGAAGGACGATCGGTCTATGAAGAAGATTTTGAGGCTCCATTTTTGGAAATGTCTGCAGAATTTTTTCAG ATGGAAAGCCAGAAATTTTTAGCAGAAAACAGTGCTTCAGTGTATATTAAGAAAGTAGAAGCTAGaattaatgaagaaatagaaCGGGTGATGCACTGCCTTGACAAATCAACTGAAGAGCCGATTGTAAAGGTGGTTGAGAGGGAACTCATTTCCAAACACATGAAAACTATAGTAGAAATGGAGAATTCTGGGCTAGTACACATGttgaaaaatggaaagacagAAG ACCTTGCTTGCATGTACAAGTTATTTAGTCGTGTGCCAAATGGTTTGAAGACAATGTGTGAGTGTATGAGTTCCTATTTGCGGGAACAAGGTAAAGCCCTTGTTtctgaggaaggagaaggaaagaacccCGTTGATTATATTCAG ggcttaTTGGATCTGAAGAGTAGGTTTGATCGCTTCCTCCAGGAATCATTTAATAATGACCGGCTCTTTAAACAAACTATTGCAGGTGATTTTGAGTATTTTCTCAACCTCAACTCCAGGTCCCCTGAATACCTCTCATTATTTATTGATGATAAGCTGAAAAAGGGAGTAAAAGGG CTAACAGAACAAGAAGTAGAAACAATATTGGATAAGGCAATGGTCCTTTTTAGGTTTATGCAAGAAAAAGATGTATTTGAACGTTACTATAAGCAACACTTGGCAAGGAGACTTCTCACAAATAAAAGTGTTTCTGATGACTCTGAAAAAAATATGATATCTAAGTTAAAG ACTGAATGTGGATGTCAGTTCACATCAAAACTGGAAGGAATGTTTAGGGATATGAGCATCTCAAACACAACTATGGATGAATTCAGGCAACATCTACAGGCAACTGGG GTATCTTTAGGTGGTGTTGACCTCACAGTCCGGGTGCTAACGACAGGATATTGGCCCACTCAGTCAGCCACACCAAAGTGCAACATCCCACCAGCCCCAAGACATGCTTTTGAGATATTCAGAAG GTTTTACTTAGCCAAACACAGTGGCCGACAGCTCACGCTCCAGCATCATATGGGTTCTGCAGACCTCAATGCCACCTTTTATGGACCAGTTAAGAAG GAAGATGGATCTGAAGTTGGTGTTGGAGGGGCGCAAGTAACTGGCTCTAATACACGGAAGCATATACTGCAAGTTTCTACTTTCCAGATGACCATATTAATGCTTTTTAATAATAgggaaaaatacacatttgag GAAATTCAGCAAGAGACAGATATCCCTGAAAGAGAACTTGTTAGAGCCCTGCAGTCCCTCGCCTGTGGTAAACCAACGCAACGGGTTCTTACAAAGGAACCCAAgtcaaaggaaatagaaaatggtCACATATTTACAGTTAATGATCAGTTCACATCCAAACTACACAGAGTCAAGATTCAAACAG ttgctGCCAAACAAGGTGAATCTGacccagaaaggaaagaaacgaGGCAGAAAGTAGACGACGACAGAAAGCATGAGATAGAAGCTGCTATAGTGCGGATAATGAAATCTAGAAAGAAGATGCAGCACAATGTGTTAGTAGCAGAG GTAACTCAGCAACTCAAGGCTCGATTCTTACCAAGTCCAGTTGTTATTAAGAAACGTATTGAAGGACTTATTGAGAGAGAATATTTGGCACGAACACCTGAGGATCGCAAAGTGTACACATACGTAGCATAG